One genomic segment of Amycolatopsis sp. WQ 127309 includes these proteins:
- a CDS encoding 2OG-Fe(II) oxygenase — protein sequence MSTFEKRVASADWASVATEVDDYGCALLPRLLTPAECAQLVALWGEPEHFRATVNLRRYRFGDHGDYHYFAEPFPEPIRALRQALYPRLLPIARDWAARLGRDAEWPDTLEEWLAICHDAGQARPTPILLRYQEGGWNALHRDLYGDKVFPLQVVINLNEPGTDHTGGEFLLVEQRPRAQSRGTATLIPQGHGLVFTTRDRPVRSARGWSAAPVRHGVSAVRSGQRHTLGLVFHDAT from the coding sequence TGGGCCTCGGTGGCCACCGAGGTCGACGACTACGGCTGCGCGTTGCTGCCGCGGCTGCTCACGCCCGCGGAATGCGCGCAGCTCGTCGCGCTCTGGGGCGAGCCGGAGCACTTCCGGGCGACGGTGAACCTGCGGCGGTACCGCTTCGGGGACCACGGCGACTACCACTACTTCGCCGAGCCGTTCCCGGAACCGATTCGGGCGCTGCGTCAGGCGTTGTACCCGCGGCTGCTGCCGATCGCGCGTGACTGGGCCGCCCGGCTCGGCCGGGACGCCGAGTGGCCGGACACCCTCGAGGAGTGGCTGGCGATCTGCCACGACGCGGGCCAGGCCCGGCCGACACCGATCCTGTTGCGCTACCAGGAGGGCGGCTGGAACGCGTTGCACCGGGACCTCTACGGGGACAAAGTGTTCCCGCTGCAGGTCGTGATCAACCTCAACGAGCCGGGCACCGACCACACCGGCGGCGAGTTCCTGCTGGTCGAGCAACGGCCGCGGGCGCAGTCCCGCGGCACGGCGACACTCATCCCGCAGGGCCACGGCCTGGTGTTCACCACGCGCGACCGGCCGGTCCGCTCGGCCCGCGGCTGGTCGGCGGCACCGGTGCGCCACGGCGTGTCGGCGGTCCGCTCGGGGCAGCGGCACACGCTCGGTCTCGTGTTCCACGACGCGACATGA
- a CDS encoding methylated-DNA--[protein]-cysteine S-methyltransferase — MDSPIGELTLVGDDDGTVVTGLYFPHHWTRPDRTAFGERDDTAFPEAARQLKEYFAGQRTEFDVPTRAEGDQFQRDVWAAIDQVPYGGTATYGDLAKAVGGLPHEVGAAVGRNPLSILVACHRVVGKNGKLTGYAGGLKRKAFLLELERPPAEDRGQLW; from the coding sequence ATCGACTCGCCGATCGGCGAGCTGACTCTGGTCGGCGACGACGACGGCACCGTCGTCACCGGCCTGTACTTCCCGCACCACTGGACGCGCCCGGACCGCACGGCGTTCGGCGAGCGCGACGACACGGCGTTCCCGGAGGCCGCCCGGCAGCTGAAGGAGTACTTCGCCGGGCAGCGCACGGAGTTCGACGTCCCGACGCGCGCCGAGGGTGACCAGTTCCAGCGGGACGTCTGGGCCGCGATCGACCAGGTCCCGTACGGCGGGACAGCCACCTACGGCGACCTCGCGAAGGCCGTCGGCGGGCTGCCGCACGAGGTCGGCGCGGCGGTCGGGCGCAACCCGCTGAGCATCCTGGTGGCGTGCCACCGCGTCGTCGGCAAGAACGGCAAGCTCACCGGGTACGCGGGCGGTCTGAAGCGCAAGGCGTTCCTGCTGGAGCTGGAACGTCCACCGGCCGAAGACCGCGGCCAGCTGTGGTGA
- a CDS encoding LysE/ArgO family amino acid transporter: MLALLLAGFGTGLSLIVAIGSQNAFLLQQGLRGGTVAPLVAICAVSDLVLIALGVSGIGVVLGRWPTAIGVIAVGGGLFLLGYGALAARRAFRPSVLSVGDGRTPLRKAVLACLGFTWLNPHVYLDTVLLLGSVAVAHGDGRWLFGLGACVASAVWFSALGFGARRLAGVFARPAAWRVLDVLIAVTMAGLGVSMVLSRV, from the coding sequence GTGCTCGCTCTCCTCCTGGCCGGGTTCGGCACCGGCCTGTCCCTCATCGTCGCGATCGGCTCCCAGAACGCCTTCCTGCTGCAGCAGGGGCTGCGCGGCGGCACCGTCGCGCCGCTGGTCGCCATCTGCGCGGTGTCCGACCTGGTCCTGATCGCCCTCGGGGTCAGCGGGATCGGCGTCGTCCTCGGCCGGTGGCCGACGGCGATCGGCGTGATCGCCGTCGGCGGTGGCCTGTTCCTGCTCGGGTACGGCGCCCTCGCCGCGCGACGGGCGTTCCGGCCGTCGGTGCTCAGTGTCGGCGACGGACGCACACCGCTGCGCAAGGCGGTCCTCGCGTGCCTCGGCTTCACCTGGCTCAACCCGCACGTGTACCTCGACACCGTGCTCCTGCTGGGCTCGGTCGCCGTCGCCCACGGCGACGGCCGCTGGCTGTTCGGCCTCGGGGCCTGCGTCGCGAGCGCCGTCTGGTTCAGCGCCCTGGGGTTCGGCGCCCGCCGCCTGGCCGGGGTGTTCGCCCGGCCGGCGGCGTGGCGGGTGCTGGACGTGCTCATCGCGGTGACGATGGCCGGTCTCGGTGTGTCGATGGTGCTCAGTCGCGTCTGA
- a CDS encoding LysR family transcriptional regulator ArgP, whose translation MMSDLPLDQVRTLLAVVDEQSFDAAAAVLHVTPSAVSQRVKALEQRTGRVLLLRTKPVRLTESGQVVVRFARSLAQLEQDALGELGFGEEGTRTLTIAVNADSLATWFLPALADVPENLGICFDLQREDQDHTAALLREGLVMAAVTAAPQPVQGCTSRRLGRMRYRAMASPEFIERRLTGGPLPQLLPTAPVIVFDRKDDLQDRFLRGLTRRRNFTLVRHHIPASESFVDAVAAGLGWGMVPEIQAAPRGEALVDLAPDRPLDVPLHWQQWKLDSPGLATVADAVTKGARAALR comes from the coding sequence GTGATGTCGGATCTGCCGCTCGACCAGGTCAGGACGCTGCTCGCCGTCGTCGACGAGCAGAGTTTCGACGCCGCCGCGGCGGTGCTGCACGTGACGCCGTCCGCGGTGAGCCAGCGGGTGAAGGCCCTGGAGCAGCGCACCGGCCGCGTCCTGCTGCTGCGGACGAAACCGGTGCGGCTCACCGAGTCGGGCCAGGTGGTGGTCCGGTTCGCGCGGTCGCTGGCCCAGCTGGAGCAGGACGCGCTCGGCGAACTGGGGTTCGGCGAGGAGGGCACGCGGACGCTGACGATCGCGGTGAACGCCGATTCCCTGGCCACGTGGTTCCTGCCCGCGCTCGCCGACGTGCCCGAGAACCTCGGGATCTGCTTCGACCTCCAGCGCGAGGACCAGGACCACACGGCCGCGCTGCTGCGCGAGGGCCTGGTGATGGCCGCGGTCACGGCGGCGCCGCAGCCGGTGCAGGGCTGCACGTCCCGCCGGCTGGGCCGGATGCGCTACCGCGCGATGGCGTCCCCGGAGTTCATCGAGCGCCGCCTGACCGGCGGCCCGCTCCCCCAGCTGCTCCCGACGGCCCCGGTGATCGTGTTCGACCGCAAGGACGACCTGCAGGACCGCTTCCTCCGCGGATTGACCCGCCGCCGGAACTTCACGCTGGTACGCCACCACATCCCGGCATCGGAGTCCTTTGTGGACGCAGTCGCGGCGGGCCTGGGCTGGGGCATGGTGCCGGAGATCCAGGCGGCCCCACGCGGCGAGGCACTGGTGGACCTGGCGCCGGACCGCCCACTCGACGTCCCGCTGCACTGGCAGCAGTGGAAGCTCGACTCACCCGGCCTGGCCACGGTGGCGGACGCGGTCACTAAGGGCGCGAGGGCCGCGTTGCGCTGA
- a CDS encoding TetR/AcrR family transcriptional regulator, with amino-acid sequence MADHGLRERKKRATRQLIADIASGLFIQRGFEEVTVAEIAEAAGVSKMTVFNYFPRKEDLFLDRHADRMADLVAAVRARPSGTSAAAALRHHQHELLAAGHPLSGAIQGASGFWWVLRSSPALMTRFHEQEREIAEALAEVLSEETGEPLRARTVAALLTTAISTIFANAVSRLVAGDEEAEVRRDQVMVIDQAFDLVEHGVGDYPG; translated from the coding sequence ATGGCGGATCACGGACTGCGCGAGCGCAAGAAGCGGGCGACCCGGCAGCTCATCGCGGACATCGCGAGCGGCCTGTTCATCCAGCGCGGCTTCGAAGAGGTGACGGTCGCCGAGATCGCCGAGGCGGCCGGCGTCTCGAAGATGACGGTCTTCAACTACTTCCCGCGCAAGGAGGACCTGTTCCTCGACCGCCACGCCGACCGCATGGCCGACCTGGTCGCAGCGGTGCGCGCCCGGCCGTCGGGCACATCGGCGGCCGCCGCCTTGAGACATCACCAGCACGAACTGCTCGCAGCCGGCCACCCCCTGTCGGGCGCGATCCAGGGCGCGTCGGGCTTCTGGTGGGTCCTGCGCTCGAGCCCGGCGCTGATGACGAGGTTCCACGAGCAGGAGCGCGAGATCGCGGAAGCGCTGGCGGAGGTGCTGTCGGAGGAAACGGGCGAGCCCCTGCGAGCCCGCACGGTGGCAGCGCTGCTGACAACGGCGATCAGCACGATCTTCGCGAACGCGGTAAGCCGCCTGGTAGCGGGCGACGAGGAAGCCGAAGTCCGCCGCGACCAGGTGATGGTGATCGACCAGGCCTTCGACCTGGTGGAACACGGAGTAGGCGACTACCCGGGCTGA
- a CDS encoding FAD-dependent monooxygenase, translating to MNRDVVISGGGPVGLMLACELRLAGVDVLVAERLPEPDQTIKAGSINLPTAEAFYRRGMLPALQALVQEDIARMQEFLKSRGAGGARPVPPVGHFAGIMVSSAGVDFDDPAFRDVGPAAGVVVVRQQAVEALLAERAAGLGVEVRRGVAVTGFEADDDGVTVHLGDDEIRAGWLVGCDGGRSLVRKGAGFDFPGTDPAVTGRQALVELTGADALRTGWNHTDHGVYVHGPVPGRILTVEFDGPPEDRDAPITAQELEDSLRRVSGVDVRVTKVHTATRFTDNARQASTYRRGQVLLAGDAAHVHSPFGGQGLNLGVGDAVNLGWKLAATIRGSAPDGLLDSYTTERHPIGEWVLEWTRAQIALMRTDPRAQALRHVVTDLLNTGDGATYLAKKLSGVLHRYPIEGEHDLTGRAAPDFAFADGTRLGEHLQDGRGLLLDLAESAELRETASGWADRVGVLTAKTEPALTGVLIRPDGHIAWAREDGGTAGLDAALRRWFGEPA from the coding sequence ATGAACAGGGATGTGGTGATCTCCGGGGGCGGACCGGTGGGCTTGATGCTCGCCTGCGAACTGCGGCTGGCGGGCGTCGACGTGCTCGTCGCCGAACGGCTGCCCGAACCGGACCAGACGATCAAGGCGGGGTCGATCAACCTGCCGACGGCCGAGGCGTTCTACCGCCGCGGCATGCTGCCCGCGCTCCAGGCGCTGGTGCAGGAGGACATCGCGCGGATGCAGGAGTTCCTGAAGAGCCGCGGCGCCGGCGGCGCGAGGCCGGTGCCGCCCGTGGGGCACTTCGCCGGGATCATGGTGAGCTCGGCGGGGGTCGACTTCGACGATCCGGCGTTCCGCGACGTCGGCCCGGCGGCCGGGGTGGTCGTCGTCCGGCAGCAGGCGGTCGAGGCGCTGCTCGCCGAGCGCGCCGCCGGCCTGGGCGTCGAGGTGCGCCGCGGCGTCGCGGTGACCGGGTTCGAGGCGGACGACGACGGCGTGACCGTCCACCTCGGCGACGACGAGATCCGCGCGGGCTGGCTCGTCGGCTGCGACGGCGGCCGCAGCCTGGTGCGCAAGGGGGCCGGGTTCGACTTCCCCGGCACCGACCCCGCCGTCACCGGGCGGCAGGCGCTGGTCGAGCTGACCGGCGCCGACGCGCTCCGCACCGGCTGGAACCACACCGACCACGGCGTCTACGTCCACGGGCCGGTGCCGGGCCGGATCCTGACCGTCGAGTTCGACGGGCCGCCCGAGGACCGCGACGCGCCGATCACCGCGCAGGAGCTGGAAGACAGCCTGCGACGGGTGTCCGGTGTGGACGTTCGCGTCACGAAGGTGCACACCGCGACGCGCTTCACCGACAACGCGCGCCAGGCGAGCACCTACCGTCGCGGCCAGGTCCTGCTGGCCGGCGACGCGGCTCACGTGCACTCGCCGTTCGGCGGGCAGGGGCTCAACCTCGGCGTCGGCGACGCGGTCAACCTCGGCTGGAAGCTGGCCGCGACGATCCGCGGGTCGGCACCCGACGGGCTGCTCGACAGCTACACCACCGAGCGGCACCCGATCGGTGAGTGGGTGCTCGAGTGGACGCGGGCGCAGATCGCGCTGATGCGCACCGACCCGCGGGCGCAGGCGCTGCGCCACGTCGTCACCGACCTGCTGAACACCGGCGACGGCGCGACCTACCTGGCCAAGAAGCTCTCCGGCGTGCTGCACCGCTACCCGATCGAGGGCGAGCACGACCTCACCGGCCGCGCCGCTCCCGACTTCGCGTTCGCCGACGGCACCCGCCTCGGCGAGCACCTCCAGGACGGCCGGGGGCTGCTGCTGGACCTCGCCGAGTCCGCCGAACTGCGCGAGACGGCGAGCGGGTGGGCCGATCGGGTCGGGGTGCTCACCGCGAAGACCGAACCCGCCCTGACCGGCGTCCTGATCCGGCCGGACGGGCACATCGCCTGGGCCCGGGAAGACGGCGGCACCGCGGGCCTGGACGCCGCGCTGCGCCGGTGGTTCGGCGAACCCGCCTGA
- the pip gene encoding prolyl aminopeptidase — MTELYPPIEPYDHGLLDVGDGHRVYWETCGNPDGKPAVMLHGGPGQGCAPGMRRVFDPARYRAVLVDQRGCGRSLPHAADPATSLAHNTTDHLVADLERLREHLGIERWLLTGGSWGTTLALVYAQRYPHRVSEIVLSAISTTRRSEIDWLYRGVGRFFPEAWQRFSGGSDDVVADYVRLLEDPAKRDRAALAWREWEDTVLSLEPGATPRVHSGPPDAAMMAFVRLTAHYYANAGWLEEGAVIRDAGLLAGIPGVLVHGRLDLSCPVTTAWELARAWPGAELLIDDHSGHRGSPVKRAWTLGALDRFATGWPRARGSRP; from the coding sequence ATGACCGAGCTGTACCCGCCGATCGAGCCGTACGACCACGGGCTGCTCGACGTCGGCGACGGGCACCGCGTGTACTGGGAGACCTGCGGCAACCCCGACGGCAAGCCGGCGGTCATGCTGCACGGCGGGCCCGGCCAGGGGTGCGCGCCGGGGATGCGGCGGGTGTTCGACCCGGCCCGCTACCGCGCGGTGCTGGTCGACCAGCGCGGCTGCGGCCGCAGCCTGCCCCACGCCGCCGACCCGGCGACGTCGCTGGCGCACAACACGACCGACCACCTGGTCGCCGACCTGGAACGGCTGCGCGAGCACCTCGGCATCGAACGCTGGCTGCTGACGGGCGGTTCGTGGGGCACGACGCTCGCGCTGGTGTACGCGCAGCGGTACCCGCACCGGGTGTCGGAGATCGTGCTCAGCGCGATCAGCACGACGCGGCGCTCGGAGATCGACTGGCTCTACCGCGGCGTCGGCCGGTTCTTCCCGGAAGCGTGGCAGCGGTTCAGCGGCGGGTCCGACGACGTCGTCGCCGACTACGTCCGGCTCCTGGAGGACCCGGCGAAGCGGGATCGTGCGGCACTCGCCTGGCGCGAATGGGAGGACACCGTCCTGTCGCTGGAGCCGGGGGCGACGCCGCGTGTCCACAGTGGACCGCCGGACGCCGCGATGATGGCGTTCGTCCGGCTGACGGCCCACTACTACGCGAACGCGGGCTGGCTCGAGGAAGGCGCGGTGATCCGCGACGCCGGGCTCTTGGCCGGCATCCCGGGCGTGCTGGTCCACGGCCGCCTCGACCTGAGCTGCCCGGTCACGACGGCGTGGGAGCTGGCGCGGGCGTGGCCGGGCGCGGAACTGCTGATCGACGACCACTCCGGGCACCGCGGCAGCCCGGTGAAGCGGGCCTGGACGCTCGGCGCCCTGGACCGGTTCGCTACGGGATGGCCGCGAGCACGGGGATCACGACCGTGA
- the dmpG gene encoding 4-hydroxy-2-oxovalerate aldolase has protein sequence MSRPELKHDVRIVDTTLRDGSHAMAHRFTEQQVRDTVRALDRAGVEVIEVTHGDGLGGSSFTYGFSAVDELKLIAAAREEAKQAKIAVLLVPGIGTAEDLQQAFDAGAEMVRVATHCTEADVSPQHFGLARELGMETAGFLMMAHRTPPEDLAKQARIMVDAGCQAAYVTDSAGALLMHEARARFEALVAEVGDEAWVGYHGHQNISLGVANSVLAYEAGVRYIDGSLCALGAGAGNSPTEVLAAVFDRLEVDTGLDVGGLLDAAEEVVRPYLRRWPKMDRNAIVQGWAGVYSSFLLHAERAAERYGVPAQAILRRCGELALVGGQEDMIIDVAVQLAAEG, from the coding sequence GTGAGCAGGCCCGAGTTGAAGCACGACGTCCGGATCGTCGACACCACGCTGCGCGACGGCAGTCACGCCATGGCGCACCGCTTCACCGAGCAGCAGGTCCGTGACACGGTCCGCGCGCTGGACCGCGCCGGCGTCGAGGTGATCGAGGTGACCCACGGCGACGGCCTCGGCGGATCGTCGTTCACGTACGGGTTTTCCGCCGTCGACGAGCTGAAGCTGATCGCGGCGGCGCGCGAAGAGGCGAAGCAGGCGAAGATCGCGGTGCTGCTGGTGCCCGGCATCGGCACGGCCGAAGACCTGCAGCAGGCGTTCGACGCGGGCGCGGAGATGGTCCGCGTGGCAACGCACTGCACCGAGGCGGACGTCTCGCCGCAGCACTTCGGCCTGGCGCGCGAGCTGGGCATGGAGACGGCGGGGTTCCTGATGATGGCGCACCGCACGCCACCCGAGGACCTGGCGAAGCAGGCCCGGATCATGGTGGACGCGGGCTGCCAGGCGGCCTACGTCACCGACTCGGCCGGCGCGCTGCTGATGCACGAAGCCCGCGCCCGCTTCGAAGCCCTGGTCGCCGAGGTCGGCGACGAAGCCTGGGTCGGTTACCACGGGCACCAGAACATCTCGCTCGGCGTCGCGAACTCCGTGCTGGCCTACGAAGCCGGGGTCCGCTACATCGACGGGTCGCTCTGCGCCCTCGGCGCCGGGGCGGGCAACTCGCCGACGGAGGTCCTCGCGGCGGTGTTCGACCGCCTGGAGGTCGACACCGGCCTGGACGTCGGCGGCCTGCTGGACGCGGCCGAGGAGGTCGTCCGGCCGTACCTGCGGCGCTGGCCGAAGATGGACCGCAACGCGATCGTCCAGGGCTGGGCCGGGGTGTACTCGAGCTTCCTGCTGCACGCCGAGCGCGCCGCCGAACGCTATGGGGTACCTGCGCAGGCGATCCTGCGGCGGTGCGGGGAACTCGCGCTGGTCGGTGGGCAGGAGGACATGATCATCGACGTCGCGGTGCAATTGGCCGCGGAGGGGTAG
- a CDS encoding acetaldehyde dehydrogenase (acetylating), translating into MAPVMAAIVGPGNIGTDLLAKLRRSEVIEVGYVVGVVESDGLERARAQGIAASAEGVDWLLRQDPLPQLVFEATSAKAHAANAPRYEAAGIQAIDLTPAHLGPMVCPPVNLGAHLDAPNVSMITCGGQATIPMVHAVSRVTPVPYAEIVASVASRGAGPGTRANIDEFTRTTSGAVAEIGGAGRGKAIIILNPVEPPMIMRDTVFCAIGIDADRDAITASIHEMADEVREYVPGYSLRADPQFDDAREEWDGNARVGIFLEVRGNGDYLPEYAGNLDIMTAAAARVGELMARAKQEVPA; encoded by the coding sequence ATGGCTCCCGTGATGGCGGCGATCGTCGGCCCCGGCAACATCGGCACCGATTTGCTGGCGAAGCTGCGACGCAGTGAAGTGATCGAAGTCGGTTACGTCGTCGGCGTGGTCGAGTCCGACGGGCTCGAACGCGCTCGCGCGCAAGGGATCGCGGCGTCCGCCGAGGGCGTCGACTGGCTGCTGCGCCAGGACCCGTTGCCGCAGCTGGTGTTCGAGGCGACGTCGGCGAAGGCGCACGCCGCGAACGCGCCGCGCTACGAGGCCGCCGGCATCCAGGCGATCGACCTGACCCCGGCGCACCTCGGCCCGATGGTGTGCCCGCCGGTGAACCTCGGCGCGCACCTGGACGCCCCGAACGTCTCGATGATCACCTGCGGCGGTCAGGCCACGATCCCCATGGTGCACGCGGTTTCCCGGGTGACGCCGGTGCCGTACGCGGAGATCGTCGCGTCGGTCGCCTCGCGCGGTGCGGGCCCCGGGACGCGGGCGAACATCGACGAATTCACCCGCACGACGTCCGGCGCGGTGGCCGAGATCGGCGGCGCCGGACGCGGCAAGGCCATCATCATCCTCAACCCGGTCGAGCCGCCGATGATCATGCGGGACACGGTGTTCTGCGCGATCGGGATCGACGCCGACCGCGACGCGATCACCGCGTCCATCCACGAGATGGCCGACGAGGTCCGCGAGTACGTCCCGGGTTACTCGTTGCGCGCCGACCCGCAGTTCGACGACGCGCGGGAAGAGTGGGACGGCAACGCGCGCGTCGGGATCTTCCTGGAGGTCCGCGGCAACGGCGACTACCTGCCGGAGTACGCCGGCAACCTCGACATCATGACCGCCGCGGCCGCCCGGGTGGGCGAGCTGATGGCCCGCGCGAAGCAGGAGGTGCCCGCGTGA
- a CDS encoding LysR family transcriptional regulator — translation MTLGQLNAFVLVARLGSVTDAAKALGVSEPAVSQALAALRQHHGDKLLIKRSGGMTLTAGGSRLLPIASQMVALGAEADAAVRQANGVAARLRLAVTSEIAEFVANPLLEAFRRRAGNTIDANAGVARTAELPVLVANRLADVALGPQPGAEGGQGLDSVPIFRGSLVVVGSPHGRHQGGPAHWRWLLDPAGADPGSDTGRLLRALGVADDAIQVFPNQTAAWSAAASGGGVSVALEHLVAPQLRRKELTVVPTRATPVSACWFVTTLPTDRRTGAANSLRHFLGTPGAMHVMRAPGSGVPPSRFRPPVYVTIWS, via the coding sequence ATGACGTTGGGCCAGCTGAACGCGTTCGTGCTGGTGGCCAGGCTGGGGTCGGTCACCGACGCGGCGAAGGCGCTCGGGGTGAGCGAGCCCGCGGTGTCCCAGGCGCTGGCCGCACTGCGCCAGCACCACGGCGACAAACTGCTGATCAAGCGCTCCGGCGGGATGACGCTGACCGCGGGCGGCAGCAGGCTGCTGCCGATCGCGTCGCAGATGGTCGCGCTCGGCGCGGAGGCCGACGCCGCCGTCCGGCAGGCCAACGGCGTCGCCGCGCGGCTGCGGCTCGCGGTGACCAGCGAGATCGCCGAGTTCGTCGCGAACCCGCTGCTGGAGGCGTTCCGCAGACGGGCGGGCAACACGATCGACGCGAACGCCGGCGTGGCGCGCACGGCCGAGCTGCCGGTCCTGGTCGCCAACCGGCTCGCCGACGTCGCGCTCGGCCCGCAGCCGGGCGCCGAAGGCGGGCAGGGCCTCGACAGCGTGCCGATCTTTCGCGGCTCGCTGGTGGTGGTGGGGTCGCCGCACGGGCGGCACCAGGGCGGCCCGGCGCACTGGCGCTGGCTGCTCGACCCGGCGGGCGCCGACCCGGGCAGCGACACCGGCCGGCTGCTGCGCGCGCTCGGGGTCGCGGACGACGCGATCCAGGTGTTCCCCAACCAGACGGCGGCCTGGTCGGCCGCGGCGAGCGGCGGGGGCGTGTCGGTCGCGCTGGAACACCTGGTTGCGCCGCAGCTGCGGCGCAAGGAGCTGACGGTGGTCCCGACCCGCGCGACCCCGGTGTCGGCGTGCTGGTTCGTGACGACGTTGCCCACGGACCGCCGCACCGGTGCGGCCAACTCGCTACGGCACTTCCTGGGCACGCCGGGCGCGATGCACGTGATGCGGGCGCCGGGCAGCGGGGTGCCGCCGTCCCGCTTCCGGCCGCCGGTCTACGTGACGATCTGGAGCTGA
- a CDS encoding MoxR family ATPase, which translates to MDYPDTVAELTGALRGGGYLADRGLATALLVAVSLHRPLLLEGEVGVGKTELARTLAAVFGKRLIRLQCYEGIDTAQALYEWDYARQLLQIRALPEREAAGETAVDQLFGPKFLVERPLLAAVRAGAGAVLLIDEIDRADDEFEAFLLELLADFQVTIPEIGTITAATPPVVLLTSNRTRELHDALKRRCLYHWIDYPDAEREAEIVRIREPGAGEALTRKVVAAVHRLRELDLAKPPGVAETVDWARMLTFLGAADLDHASATDTLGAVVKDRDDLDVVREHLAELTSGA; encoded by the coding sequence ATGGACTACCCGGACACCGTCGCGGAGCTCACCGGGGCGTTGCGCGGCGGCGGTTACCTCGCCGACCGCGGCCTCGCCACCGCGCTGCTGGTGGCGGTGTCGCTGCACCGGCCGCTGCTGCTGGAGGGCGAGGTCGGCGTCGGCAAGACCGAGCTGGCGCGCACCCTCGCCGCGGTCTTCGGCAAGCGGCTGATCCGGCTCCAGTGCTACGAAGGCATCGACACCGCGCAGGCGCTCTACGAATGGGACTACGCGCGCCAGCTGCTGCAGATCCGGGCCCTGCCGGAGCGCGAGGCCGCCGGCGAGACGGCCGTCGACCAGCTCTTCGGTCCGAAGTTCCTGGTGGAGCGCCCGCTGCTGGCCGCCGTCCGGGCCGGCGCCGGGGCGGTGCTGCTGATCGACGAAATCGACCGCGCCGACGACGAGTTCGAGGCGTTCCTGCTGGAGCTGCTGGCCGACTTCCAGGTGACGATCCCGGAGATCGGCACGATCACCGCGGCCACGCCCCCGGTCGTGCTGCTGACGTCCAACCGCACCCGCGAGCTGCACGACGCGCTGAAACGGCGCTGCCTGTACCACTGGATCGACTATCCCGACGCCGAGCGCGAGGCCGAGATCGTGCGGATCCGCGAGCCCGGCGCCGGGGAAGCGTTGACGCGCAAGGTGGTCGCGGCCGTGCACCGGCTCCGGGAGCTGGACCTGGCGAAGCCGCCGGGCGTCGCAGAGACCGTCGACTGGGCGCGGATGCTCACCTTCCTCGGCGCGGCGGACCTCGACCACGCTTCGGCCACCGACACCCTCGGCGCCGTCGTCAAGGACCGCGACGACCTCGACGTCGTGCGCGAGCACCTGGCGGAACTCACCTCCGGTGCCTGA
- a CDS encoding VWA domain-containing protein, with the protein MPDLARVLVGFGRALRAEGLAVGTGDVLTFCRAAARLDPADLVDVYWAGRMTLVRRREDIARYDVVFRRCFLDADDASPEFATVTATLESDAVLSLPESGNPGEEQETPHAAGLAASTVDSLRYKAFGACTPDELAAIRRMTVRLGLTPPRRRTRRSRPARTGPIADLRATVRESLRLSGEPARLHRRRRRVRPRPLTLVLDVSGSMADYSRALLQFAYSAGRATTHVEVFCFGTRLSRITDELRTRDVDEALDRAAKAVFDWDGGTRIGASLAEFVRTWGRRGRCRGGIVVVCSDGLDRGDPDVLARAVERLARLCHRLVWTNPHPGGDSLGLSVVRPHVDVLVSGQDLRGLEELAALLPALERS; encoded by the coding sequence GTGCCTGACCTGGCGCGGGTCCTCGTGGGGTTCGGGCGCGCGCTGCGGGCCGAGGGCCTCGCGGTCGGCACCGGCGACGTCCTCACCTTTTGCCGGGCGGCGGCCCGGCTCGACCCCGCCGATCTGGTCGACGTCTACTGGGCGGGCCGGATGACGCTGGTGCGCCGCCGCGAGGACATCGCGCGCTACGACGTCGTCTTCCGCCGCTGTTTCCTCGACGCCGACGACGCGTCGCCCGAGTTCGCCACCGTCACCGCCACCCTGGAGTCCGACGCCGTGCTCTCCCTGCCGGAGTCCGGGAACCCCGGGGAAGAACAGGAGACCCCGCATGCCGCCGGACTCGCCGCGTCCACTGTGGACAGCCTGCGGTACAAGGCGTTCGGCGCCTGCACGCCCGACGAGCTGGCGGCGATCCGGCGCATGACCGTCCGCCTGGGGCTGACGCCCCCGCGCCGGCGGACCCGCCGGAGCCGCCCCGCCCGCACCGGGCCGATCGCCGATCTGCGCGCCACCGTGCGCGAGTCACTGCGGCTGTCCGGCGAACCGGCCCGGCTGCACCGGCGCCGCCGCCGCGTCCGGCCCCGGCCGCTGACCCTCGTCCTCGACGTCTCCGGGTCGATGGCGGACTACTCGCGCGCCCTGCTGCAGTTCGCGTACTCGGCGGGCCGGGCCACCACGCACGTCGAGGTGTTCTGCTTCGGCACCCGGCTCTCGCGGATCACCGACGAGCTGCGCACCCGTGACGTCGACGAGGCCCTCGACCGCGCCGCGAAAGCCGTCTTCGACTGGGACGGCGGCACGCGGATCGGCGCGTCGCTGGCCGAGTTCGTCCGCACGTGGGGCCGGCGGGGCCGGTGCCGCGGCGGCATCGTCGTCGTCTGCTCCGACGGCCTCGACCGCGGCGACCCGGACGTCCTGGCCCGCGCGGTCGAGCGGCTGGCCCGGCTGTGCCACCGTCTCGTGTGGACGAACCCGCACCCCGGCGGTGACTCGCTCGGCCTGAGCGTGGTGCGCCCGCACGTCGACGTCCTCGTGTCCGGCCAGGACCTGCGCGGTCTCGAGGAGCTGGCCGCGCTGCTGCCGGCGCTGGAGCGCTCGTGA